A window of the Vigna angularis cultivar LongXiaoDou No.4 chromosome 3, ASM1680809v1, whole genome shotgun sequence genome harbors these coding sequences:
- the LOC108342909 gene encoding uncharacterized protein LOC108342909, producing the protein MDLLHQYSDDQNDDEPDSPSQNPSSPPRLLPGRTGAPKVDDTMLALTVSSSASALSRPIDPTQHLVGFNPSYDQLWAPIQGPAHPYAKDGIAQGMRNHKLGFVEDASIEPFLFDEQYNTFHKFGYAADPSANNYVGDLDALRSNNAVSVYNIPRHQQKKRKTEAKDKKISDQNDEEDREEEEGEEEIENPASEAWLLKNKKSPWAGKKEGLQGELTEEQKKYAEEYAKKKGEEKSGFGGEKAEVVKDKSTFHGKEERDYQGRSWIAPPKDAKASNDHCYIPKRLVHTWSGHTKGVSAIRFFPKYGHLILSASMDTKIKIWDVFNSGKCMRTYMGHSKAVRDICFSNDGTKFLSAGYDKNIKYWDTETGQVISTFATGKIPYVVKLNPDEDKQNVLLAGMSDKKIVQWDMNTGQITQEYDQHLGAVNTITFVDNNRRFVTSSDDKSLRVWEFGIPVVIKYISEPHMHSMPSISLHPNANWLAAQSLDNQILIYSTREKFQLNKKKRFAGHIVAGYACQVNFSPDGRFVMSGDGEGKCWFWDWKSCKVFRTLKCHEGVCIGSEWHPLEQSKVATCGWDGMIKYWD; encoded by the exons ATGGATCTTCTTCACCAATACTCCGACGACCAAAACGACGACGAACCAGACTCCCCGTCCCAAAACCCTAGCTCTCCGCCGCGCCTCCTCCCGGGCCGTACCGGGGCGCCCAAGGTGGACGACACCATGCTGGCCCTCACCGTCTCCTCATCCGCCTCGGCCCTCTCCAGGCCCATCGACCCGACTCAGCACCTGGTGGGGTTCAACCCCTCCTACGACCAGCTCTGGGCCCCCATCCAGGGCCCGGCCCACCCTTACGCGAAGGACGGCATCGCTCAGGGCATGCGCAACCACAAGCTCGGCTTCGTGGAGGACGCCTCCATCGAGCCCTTTCTCTTCGACGAGCAGTACAACACCTTCCACAAGTTCGGCTACGCCGCCGACCCCTCCGCCAACAACTACGTCGGCGACCTCGACGCACTCCGCTCCAACAACGCCGTCTCCGTCTACAACATCCCCCGCCACCAACAGAAGAAGCGGAAAACCGAGGCGAAGGACAAGAAAATATCCGACCAAAACGATGAGGAAGACCGCGAGGAggaggaaggagaagaagagatCGAAAACCCGGCCTCCGAGGCGTGGCTGCTGAAGAACAAGAAGAGCCCCTGGGCGGGGAAGAAGGAAGGGTTGCAGGGAGAGTTGACGGAGGAACAGAAGAAGTACGCGGAGGAGTATgcgaagaagaaaggagaagagaagagcGGGTTTGGAGGGGAAAAAGCTGAGGTTGTTAAAGATAAGAGTACCTTTCATGGGAAAGAGGAGAGGGATTACCAGGGTAGGTCTTGGATTGCGCCTCCTAAGGATGCTAAGGCTAGTAATGATCATTGCTATATTCCTAAGAGATTGGTTCATACTTGGAGTGGACACACCAAAGGGGTTTCTGCTATTCGGTTTTTCCCTAAGTATGGCCATTTGATTCTCTCTGCCAGCATGGATACCAAGATTAAGATTTGGGATGTTTTCAACTCTGGCAAGTGTATGAGGACTTACATGGGACATTCGAAAGCTGTTAGGGATATTTGTTTCAGCAATGATGGGACCAAGTTTTTGAGTGCTGGCTATGACAAAAATATCAAGTATTGGGATACTGAGACGGGGCAGGTGATATCCACTTTCGCCACTGGGAAAATTCCCTATGTCGTGAAGCTTAATCCGGATGAGGACAAGCAGAATGTTTTGTTGGCTGGAATGAGTGATAAGAAGATTGTTCAGTGGGATATGAATACCGGGCAGATAACCCAGGAGTATGATCAGCATCTGGGGGCTGTGAATACCATCACCTTTGTTGATAACAACAGGAGATTTGTTACTTCTAGTGATGACAAGTCCCTCAGGGTCTGGGAATTTGGTATTCCTGTGGTGATAAAGTATATTAGTGAGCCCCACATGCACTCCATGCCTTCCATTTCGCTTCACCCGAATGCTAATTGGCTTGCCGCACAGAGCTTGGATAACCAGATACTTATTTATAGCACAAGGGAGAAGTTCCAACTTAACAAGAAGAAGAGGTTTGCAGGACATATTGTGGCGGGATATGCCTGTCAGGTCAATTTTTCTCCGGATGGGCGATTTGTCATGTCAGGGGATGGTGAGGGGAAGTGTTGGTTCTGGGACTGGAAGAGCTGCAAGGTCTTCAGAACTCTCAAGTGTCATGAAGGGGTTTGCATTGGTAGTGAGTGGCATCCCTTGGAACAGAGCAAGGTAGCAACGTGTGGCTGGGATGGGATGATAAAGTACTG GGACTAG
- the LOC108341456 gene encoding PWWP domain-containing protein 5, with protein MAGELETLEELLVKEGSLVLDGKDLKVGSDLCIEDGVCSSEGVTKLNGDVDSDGLNKEGKGVNPTAREGVGVLGEGSQVVGSLEGKSENETAELGGNDAYLKALDEQKDIDDREVNKSVEKEAINDVKVESEDRQSIKENAGISEQVDSHEEQEIEDENFDDAERHKTTGKKVTKHVSNKKSSGVIFQASYQLPIEKVGEFSVYDLVWGKVRSHPWWPGQIFDPSDSSVEAHKHLKKDRYLVAYFGDRTFAWNDSSQLKPFRSNFSNIVKQCNSDVFQSAVDCALEEASRRAEYGLACSCVPEDTLDKIKLQTVENTGIQQELSFIRRVDESLNAESFSPENLLEYLKTLSEFPTGSFDRLELLIAKAQLLAFYRLKGYTCLPELQYCGVLDNGTNALIKDADKSLSEINKHASQSSKKDVQTGVGKRKTSNSSSHKGKHNLKDDIYQEKKKRSLSESAGGTSDSTHGDYQSGDATDNLIYPASSKKKKTIDHWAGISGMKDRRKTISLAKVSNSTKQSFKIGERILKVANQLTGPPTMLKCSGDRSQREDGCAEGFLRNGTDVFSNSEKTQKSSLIVPVEYSSLDDLLHLLQWVAHEPLGDYSSLNIIVSFFSDFRNSIIVANDSGKEISSAEKAGSKRKKQVGGSRERTETGIQIGSEKQQSQKSSRRDYQHAPAEPEKPIIVYTRRSYPRKQLSENSHLEVPEKPSGCVDENSPAELILNFAKMDYVLSEMKLNKIFRQFGPLNESETEIDRGSSQARVVFKKCADAESAFSSAENFNIFGSVLVNYKLNYTPSTLFKPASFTTTVDQDQDMHLDLSNSEHNTV; from the coding sequence ATGGCTGGTGAactagaaaccctagaagaaCTTTTAGTAAAGGAGGGATCTTTAGTTTTGGATGGAAAGGATCTAAAGGTGGGTTCTGATTTATGCATAGAAGATGGTGTTTGCAGTAGTGAGGGTGTTACTAAGCTTAATGGTGATGTGGATTCTGATGGCTTAAATAAGGAGGGTAAAGGTGTGAATCCTACCGCAAGAGAAGGTGTTGGGGTTCTTGGTGAGGGTTCTCAAGTTGTGGGGTCCTTAGAAGGAAAGAGTGAGAATGAAACTGCCGAATTAGGTGGAAATGATGCCTACTTGAAAGCATTAGATGAGCAGAAGGATATTGATGACAGGGAGGTAAATAAATCAGTGGAGAAAGAAGCAATCAATGATGTTAAGGTTGAGTCAGAAGACAGACAAAGCATTAAAGAGAATGCTGGCATTTCAGAGCAAGTTGATTCGCATGAAGAGCAGGAAATTGAAGATGAAAACTTTGATGATGCTGAACGGCATAAAACAACGGGTAAAAAAGTCACAAAGCATGTGTCAAATAAGAAGAGCTCAGGAGTCATTTTTCAGGCAAGTTATCAGCTGCCAATTGAAAAGGTAGGTGAGTTTTCTGTGTATGATTTGGTATGGGGCAAGGTGAGAAGCCATCCATGGTGGCCGGGGCAGATATTTGATCCCTCCGATTCATCTGTGGAGGCACATAAGCATTTAAAAAAGGACCGCTATTTGGTTGCTTATTTTGGGGATAGAACATTTGCCTGGAATGATTCGTCTCAGCTCAAGCCCTTTAGGAGTAATTTCTCTAATATTGTAAAGCAGTGTAATTCAGATGTATTTCAGAGTGCTGTAGATTGTGCTTTGGAAGAAGCCTCAAGACGTGCAGAATATGGGTTAGCATGTTCCTGCGTACCTGAAGATACTCTTGACAAGATTAAACTCCAGACTGTTGAAAACACTGGCATTCAACAAGAACTAAGTTTCATACGCAGAGTGGATGAATCTTTAAATGCCGAATCCTTTTCACCTGAGAACCTTTTGGAATACTTGAAAACTCTGTCGGAGTTTCCCACTGGCAGCTTTGATCGATTGGAGCTCTTAATTGCTAAGGCTCAATTGCTTGCTTTCTACCGTTTGAAGGGTTACACTTGCTTGCCTGAGTTACAATATTGTGGAGTTTTGGATAATGGCACCAACGCATTAATTAAGGATGCTGATAAAAGTTTGAGTGAAATTAATAAGCATGCAAGTCAATCGAGTAAAAAAGATGTTCAAACTGGTGTTGGAAAAAGGAAAACATCAAACAGCTCCAGTCACAAAGGCAAGCATAATTTGAAAGATGATATAtatcaagaaaagaagaaaagaagcttGTCTGAATCAGCAGGTGGGACTTCAGATTCTACACACGGTGATTATCAGTCAGGTGATGCCACTGATAATCTGATTTATCCTGCCTCttccaagaaaaagaagacTATTGATCATTGGGCCGGTATTTCAGGGATGAAAGACCGGAGAAAAACAATTTCCCTTGCCAAAGTTTCTAATTCCACAAAGCAATCCTTTAAAATTGGTGAACGTATTCTAAAGGTTGCTAATCAACTTACTGGACCACCCACTATGTTGAAGTGTTCTGGAGACAGGTCTCAAAGGGAAGATGGTTGCGCTGAAGGTTTTTTAAGAAATGGGACTGATGTCTTCTCTAATTCTGAGAAGACTCAGAAGTCAAGCTTGATTGTTCCAGTGGAATATTCATCTCTAGATGATTTGCTACATTTACTTCAGTGGGTGGCACATGAACCCCTGGGAGATTATAGTTCCTTGAATATTATAGTGAGCTTCTTCTCTGATTTCAGGAATTCAATAATTGTGGCCAATGATTCTGGAAAAGAAATTTCGTCTGCAGAGAAAGCTGGTAGTAAAAGGAAGAAACAAGTGGGTGGATCACGTGAAAGGACTGAGACGGGCATCCAGATTGGTTCTGAAAAACAGCAGTCACAGAAAAGCAGCAGAAGAGACTACCAACATGCCCCCGCTGAGCCAGAAAAGCCTATTATAGTTTACACTCGTAGGTCCTACCCCAGGAAACAATTGTCTGAAAATAGTCATCTTGAGGTTCCTGAAAAGCCTTCTGGTTGTGTAGATGAGAATTCCCCAGCTGAACTTATTTTGAACTTTGCTAAGATGGATTATGTTCTTTCAGAAATGAAACTGAATAAGATTTTTAGGCAATTTGGACCTCTAAATGAATCTGAGACAGAAATTGACAGAGGGAGCAGCCAGGCTAGAGTGGTTTTTAAGAAGTGTGCCGATGCAGAGAGTGCTTTCAGTAGTGCTGAAAATTTCAACATATTTGGATCAGTTCTTGTAAATTACAAGCTTAACTATACTCCAAGTACATTATTCAAACCTGCATCTTTTACCACAACGGTGGACCAGGACCAGGACATGCATCTTGATCTCTCCAATTCTGAACATAATACAGTCTAA
- the LOC108323697 gene encoding nuclear transcription factor Y subunit B-1-like isoform X1: MRKIESLRLFWKLEREKVWSSLQAFNHGCWEEKRRRREDMHKGFTKRVCEMSDVPVSPSHDSGGEQSPRASSSGAREQDRLLPIANISRIMKKGLSPNGKIAKDAKDTMQECVSEFISFITSEASEKCQKEKRKTINGDDLLWAMATLGFEDYIEPLKVYLARYREGDTKGSARGGDGSARPDQVGLAGQNSQLVHQGSLNYISLQVQPQHLVIPSMQSHE, encoded by the exons ATGAGAAAGATAGAGAGCTTGAGGCTCTTCTGGAAGCTAGAGAGGGAAAAAGTGTGGAGCTCTCTGCAAGCGTTCAACCATGGTTGTTGGGAGGAAAagaggagaagaagagaagatatGCACAAAGGCTTCACGAAAAG GGTTTGTGAGATGTCGGATGTGCCAGTCAGCCCGAGTCACGACAGTGGGGGCGAGCAGAGCCCGCGAGCTTCGTCGTCTGGTGCCAGGGAACAAGACCGCCTCCTTCCTATTGCCAATATCAGCCGCATCATGAAGAAGGGTCTGTCTCCCAACGGCAAGATTGCTAAAGACGCCAAAGATACTATGCAGGAATGTGTTTCTGAGTTTATCAGCTTCATTACCAGCGA GGCTAGTGAGAAATGtcagaaagagaagagaaagactATTAATGGAGACGATTTGTTATGGGCAATGGCCACTTTAGGTTTTGAAGACTACATAGAGCCCCTTAAGGTGTACCTGGCAAGGTACAGagag GGTGACACCAAAGGATCTGCTAGAGGTGGTGATGGATCTGCTAGACCAGATCAAGTTGGCCTTGCAGGTCAAAATTCTCAG CTTGTTCATCAGGGTTCACTGAACTATATTAGTTTGCAG GTGCAACCACAACATCTGGTTATACCTTCAATGCAAAGCCATGAATAG
- the LOC108323697 gene encoding nuclear transcription factor Y subunit B-1-like isoform X2 codes for MSDVPVSPSHDSGGEQSPRASSSGAREQDRLLPIANISRIMKKGLSPNGKIAKDAKDTMQECVSEFISFITSEASEKCQKEKRKTINGDDLLWAMATLGFEDYIEPLKVYLARYREGDTKGSARGGDGSARPDQVGLAGQNSQLVHQGSLNYISLQVQPQHLVIPSMQSHE; via the exons ATGTCGGATGTGCCAGTCAGCCCGAGTCACGACAGTGGGGGCGAGCAGAGCCCGCGAGCTTCGTCGTCTGGTGCCAGGGAACAAGACCGCCTCCTTCCTATTGCCAATATCAGCCGCATCATGAAGAAGGGTCTGTCTCCCAACGGCAAGATTGCTAAAGACGCCAAAGATACTATGCAGGAATGTGTTTCTGAGTTTATCAGCTTCATTACCAGCGA GGCTAGTGAGAAATGtcagaaagagaagagaaagactATTAATGGAGACGATTTGTTATGGGCAATGGCCACTTTAGGTTTTGAAGACTACATAGAGCCCCTTAAGGTGTACCTGGCAAGGTACAGagag GGTGACACCAAAGGATCTGCTAGAGGTGGTGATGGATCTGCTAGACCAGATCAAGTTGGCCTTGCAGGTCAAAATTCTCAG CTTGTTCATCAGGGTTCACTGAACTATATTAGTTTGCAG GTGCAACCACAACATCTGGTTATACCTTCAATGCAAAGCCATGAATAG